The proteins below are encoded in one region of Candidatus Angelobacter sp.:
- a CDS encoding FHA domain-containing protein has translation MAQLVIKSGSRAAQKIELMPGVIRLGRNPTNDFHFDDATISSRHCEVIVRDGTVQICDLGSTNGTFINGQRIREGLLLPGQTLHLGSVEVALEDAPVEVVIPAHVSAQPGLFLADGAPACYQHAASQATMECAQCGKAFCELCVHQIRRVGGAELKLCPVCGGHCRPIGQPKGQKKKKSRISSWIGKVTAKMTRRLPRADDS, from the coding sequence ATGGCACAATTAGTCATCAAATCCGGGTCGCGCGCAGCTCAGAAGATTGAGTTGATGCCGGGCGTCATACGGCTCGGGCGCAATCCCACCAACGATTTTCATTTCGACGACGCGACGATTTCGAGCCGCCATTGCGAGGTCATCGTGCGGGACGGCACGGTGCAGATCTGCGACCTCGGTTCCACCAACGGCACGTTCATAAACGGTCAGCGCATCCGGGAAGGCCTGCTGTTGCCGGGACAGACTTTGCATCTCGGCTCCGTGGAAGTCGCCCTCGAGGACGCGCCCGTCGAAGTCGTCATCCCCGCACACGTGTCCGCGCAACCAGGTCTCTTTCTGGCGGACGGCGCTCCCGCCTGCTATCAACACGCCGCGTCACAGGCGACAATGGAATGCGCGCAATGCGGCAAGGCGTTTTGCGAACTGTGCGTCCACCAGATCCGGCGCGTCGGCGGCGCCGAGTTGAAACTGTGTCCGGTCTGCGGCGGGCATTGCCGGCCCATCGGACAACCCAAGGGTCAGAAGAAAAAGAAATCGCGCATCAGTTCGTGGATCGGGAAAGTGACCGCGAAGATGACCCGCCGTCTGCCGCGGGCGGACGATTCTTGA
- a CDS encoding DUF4160 domain-containing protein has translation MPVISKFYGIVIRMLRAQGLAARFYAIYENTELVVSIWPLRIIQGDAPSRVREMVLEWAAQHQQELLTSWHRCLSGQAPVRIQPLQ, from the coding sequence ATGCCGGTTATCTCCAAATTTTACGGGATCGTCATCCGCATGTTGCGCGCGCAGGGTCTGGCCGCCCGTTTTTACGCCATCTACGAGAACACGGAACTGGTGGTGAGCATCTGGCCGTTGAGAATCATCCAGGGCGACGCGCCGAGTCGCGTGCGGGAAATGGTGCTCGAATGGGCCGCGCAGCATCAGCAGGAACTGCTCACCTCGTGGCACCGCTGCCTTTCGGGCCAGGCCCCGGTCCGCATCCAGCCGCTCCAATAG